TAGTTTACTTTTGGTTGCTAAAATGAACTTGCCATTTTAGGaggccgttcacacagaatgcactTTTGTATTCCACTGGACTGATTTGACTTCATTTTATGTAAACGTGCTAGCAGCCGTGTTTGGCCATTGGACCTGCATCCTTTGCATCGTTTCGTGCATGACATGTCATTCAAAAAACACAGACCTACagctaaaattttttttttttgtatttttaaccacTTCACTCCCATGAAACATTGTGAATGACATGATCGAATCAGTCTCCCTGCGCTTTCAAACTAGCCTATATTTGCAGTGCATCATGGGATTGTGGTTCTTTCAAATTCTGCACAGAACCGATCACCGGTGATCACCGTGAGATGGATGGCAGCTAGAAATCTGTCCAAGTGTCGTCCAGTTTGTTCTGATGTCATTAATATCACTATTTACAAAGATTGCATAATCTCTGTAATAttagtctttaaatgcaagatatttaaagtgtccTTGAAATATACTTGCAGTCCATCATTGGgctccactttagcacaatcacgtaaaatgaactgtaactttaGTTACACTTCAGTAATAATTAGGAAAAATGTAAGTGCATTAAAccaaattagttgttccaatttagcagactttaagtatacttTAGTATACCAAAAGAAAAATTGCAGGACATTTTTATTAAGCACATACATATGTAAGTTAGTAGTACACTTggcacaaaataaatgtttttagaaaacattttagtatacaatatatatattttttactaggGGTGGGATCTCTCTATGGACATGGTACTGCAgttgttgtatttttaaaaaaatctaaaatacatgtctgtattAAACTACAAGTGTGCCTACTTTGGGTCTCTTTTTCATCatgttaatttttatataaaagcatGTAGAACTTAAATCCAGATTATTAGCAACAGAGCACATTAACTTGAATCACATGATATCCACATTTGATCTGGCTGATCTACTATgagaagagagaactgtacatctTGACTGCACTTATTTCACTGTCCTCTCTTTGCAGTCACCTGCTCATCTAAATTTCAGGCAAGGCAAAGGCCGTTTGTAACGAGCCAGTTATCTTTTTGTCAGATTTTCAAATCGAAGTTTGTAAtgatcttgtagctgttttggtTCATGGTTCATAACTCTTGAACAAGGacttttttaatattcatatcagaaatattaatgaaaaattcAAGAACCAAGGCCACTGAAAAAGTGGGTGTCACCATTACTCTATACCTTGGCACTGTGATGTAAGGTTGAGGGATACAAGCAATGCCAAACCCCTTTTAGAGTATGAAACAAGCTGCTGACAAGTATGAAACGCTGCTTTACCCGAGTTCAGAAGCTGGGTTTAACAGACAGTGATGCCAAGTTAAACGTGTTTTACTGTCAAGATACATTTAAAACGAAATATGATATACAGAGGGAGCCTACAGGTTTCTTATATAGTGCATATAGTGTTggaaaatataacaatttatcATACAAAAGCACATTCACTTTTTCAGTTGTTTGCACATGGCAACCGAAAATCCTCCCAGAGTATCAAATGTCTCCCCATCAGCAGAGTTTCCATAAACACTTCAGCACTATATTTCACTGTGCTGACATATGGAGATCAGCAAGCTGACCTTGACATCTATTCTTTATCAGTTTCATTGTCAGAAGTAAAACGTGTAATTTTATGCAGTCATCCCTAGTCCAGCCTAGGGATGACTTAGCAGACAGGTACTGAGGATGACAATGTGGTCAATGTTGCAAAAGTCTCAAATTAACAGATCTCTGTctgtattttcttatattttcatCCAGCTAAAGCAGCTCATTTTGTATGCCACAAGCATGACCATCATTTTATTAGTCATTTTGAGTATTGAAATGGACCTCTTCACTCTTTTTCACAGTGAACAGCCAGTTTCACAGTTTACCAAGGTCAAAAAGTGTTCATTATGGTGTGACAGTCCAAGAGTATGACAGGAAATATAGCAGAGTAATAAAGGCAAGGCTATCGCAGGCTGGTACAAATCACAGGGAGCAAGCTGTTTGCATGCTTATTATCAGACAGCTACATTTACATCTCAGCTTTATCTCACTCCTTGATAACAGACTGTTTCCTAGGGAAGAATTCAGTGTGGCACACAATTCAGAACTACTGAAGATGATATACCTTGTGAATATAAATGAAAGAGATTGAACAGATGTGAAATAAATGAAGTTCCACAGCGCTGTGAGCAACATAAATGCTTTATTACATGAGGTAACCTTTAAATGGGTTACAGAAAATGCACATGTTTAATTCTGCAAATATATTGCTATTTTAAAACATCACCTAACATCTTTGGATTTATGAAAAAAGGAGCCCTCTGGGTGtcaatttgtttaaataaatcaaaataaagagACAAATGCATCTTTCAAATAAGGCAATATGCTTAATGGGTTTAGACAGAGCTGGCATGTCTCTCTTTATTTGGATGCAGATGGCTGGCATGATATTTTCAGTGTTGCTCCAGGGGATATGAGCTCAGTCATTTTACAGAAAACTCTTGCTCCCTCTGTCACTTTGTTCTGAGAGACATTGCTACTGTTGAAATATATCACTGAGCACTAATAAATACTTAGCATTGCTTTCAAAACCTTTTTATTTGGAACCACACAATCTTCCTTGGGCAGGATATAGTCCAAACATGCACTGACCAGTATCCAGCAGTTCTTCATCTTTAGTGAAAAACAGAATAATTCTGTTAAACAATAATCTAAAGAATATTGAATTAAACTGATTTTGTGATGCATCTAATAAGCAAAGTCAGAAATTAACTGACTACCAGAATTGATTTTCATGagcgttttttttaatttaccctTTATGAGGATAGAACTTTAATACAAAATGACTCTTATGCCAGAAACTTTGATTAAAGCAGCATAACATTAATTTCTTAACATAAACTCTCATTCTATCAAGAATGTATTACCTAGATGTCatattattgtattaaatatgATGCATGCATGACTACCTCTTAAAATGGATATTGTCATAGGATAAATAATggtattaaaatttaaacttaatgtttttttagttttgaagATGAATGCTTCAGCTAGAGGAGGATGTTTTCATTGTCTCTTTATTCTGGGCGGTCCTGGAGAGGAAATAAACCACCCCGTGGAACAGGAGTGCCATCTTCAGACGAGTTAGTGTAAGAACAGTTAACCTGAAAAATGGTAGTATGCCACCAATACACCATTTCAAATGTCATTTGAAACATTTGCGAGCCTAAAAAGAAGGGaaaattagagagagagagagagagagagagagagagagagagagagagaactaaagacagttaaatgtattaatcaaaagaTAACTTTAAAACATGCCTGCAAATGTACTTTTTAAGAATGTGAAACACCAATAGAACGTATTTGGCATTATTCTGTTCTGTCATTCAGAGCTTGAAAACACAAAAAAGGACATTAAAATGAATCCTGTAGGCTACTAAGTTAGTCTTCTGGACCTAAAACAATACAACTGCAGCATTTCACACCTCTTGTAGTTTGTCCATACACTTCTTACTTAAACCAGTAAAAAGGGTATTACAATAATCGAGGTGTGAGAAAGTAAAACccatagactatatatatatatatatatatattttttttttattcaagaaaTTTGATGAAAATATACAATCACATTCAGGAGAACATTAACAAATAAAGAAGATAGAGGAGAAGTGGAAATATGAAACACAATAAAGGGGTATGTAGCTTAcaatcaagagagagagagagaggaggaaaaaaatctatataataataataataataaaataaataaatacacaaatacattttaaaccaatGAATGAAAGCTATCTTAGCTTAATCAGTCAATAGAAATAAATTTTTCATATAAATCCAAAAACCTGACACATTTTTATTGTCAACCTCAATCAGGAAATGTGAAAAAGTAGGAATTGAGCCCATAAATTTCTTCTCATGGATGAAAAATTAGCCAAACAAAATAAACCCATAGACTGTATGGTAAAAACGCCGAAATGTGgttccaaaacaaaaaaacagtttcaTGTTCTTTCCTGCAGGGGCGCGACAGAAGCGCGCGCTGGTCTTGTGAAAGCGGAAGTGGGGCGCGCATGTGTCATCATTAGAGCAGCACGCGCGACTTCCCCCTTGTTCAAATTTTTCTGCACttctttttatttggtaaacCAGGGCTAATCTGGCTAATCGTCTCTCCGTGGCTGCCGTGTTAGTGACCCAGTATGGACATCCAGAGTAAGTGTTCGTGTTTTACAGCAGTCACGTGTTTGTATATCGATATATAGTTGAGTCTGTAGAGACGTGTGTAATTGGGCTGTGCTCATGTGACCGGTAACTTACAATTTAGCAGCAACCATGCGTTTTATCGGCTTTAGAACAACTAACGTAAAACTGTATCAATATATAagggtatttttatatatatttaaactaatttaaattaaagtGACAAACCactgaaagttcatttatttgTGTATGCCCCTGATTGCCCTCATATGGTTTTAGACAGTAATTAGCAAGTAGTATTAACGCTGAATTTGCCTTTTTGATGTATAATAACAGGTATTGAACCAATGACACTCGGCTCTCCAGCCTCCCCCAAGCCTGGGGCTCAGTTTTTACCTGGGTTTCTGATGGGAGACCTGCCTGCTCCTGTCACACCTCAGCCCAGGTCTTTTGGGTTGACAGGAGGTGGGGCAGAAACCAGATCTTCTCTTCTGGCAGGTAAATGCTTATTATCCTTAGGAATTATGAATGTCCAGAAAGGCACAGAAGTTACTTGGTGATGCTCTCCTCCATCAGTTGGGTCTCCTCCACAGCCGGTGGTCCCAACGCCTAAAGACAAGAGTGGAGCCCCTCCGGTCAGAAGCATCTATGATGACCTCAACGGCTCCAGTGTGGGAATGTCACCTCTTGCTGCTCGCAAACAAGTGAGAAATGCAAACAAATTATAACGATTATTTTCTGTAttcagtcagtttttaatgtaacCTGTCTAAGTCTTTTATGCAATCGGTCACTGAAAGGGTTTAATTATTGAATCACAAATTCTGAAGAGAAACCATCAGCCCTCATCACTGTAGTTTTAAAACTGTAAGAAATTAACTGAAGGATAATTGGTCTTGTTCACTAATACTGCATGTATTATcaatatttatacacacagtagaacttatgaaataaaatatgcataatataAAACACTGAGTGCACACATAAATTTGTTTTTAACCTTGATTTAACGTAATTGAATTTGGAGTATTTTAACTGAGCAACCACATGATCAGGGTTAGTAATTTGCATAAGAATCCCCCAACCATCTTCATAAAAGGGCTTTCTATACAACCTTTCCTTTACGTCTTTCACATCCCGTTCTCAAACGCCATCCTCAAAACCAGttaaaaacacagttaaaataaACACCTTTAATTGGGCTGCACGATTATGTCAGAAATTATCACggtttacattgaatgatgtatACATgtcgtatttttatatgaaaataaacaagctgaaaacactctaactgaaaaacttttattgcttttctacagtattaagcctcaaatgccAACTATACATTGAATTGATTTCtccttttttatataatatataaaaaggaCAAATATGCATGTTGTAATATAAATTacaacaatggaaaaaccctCAAGATAATCTGTAGAGGAAAAAGAACAAGCactcagaataacataagtggttTTTGAATGATTAATTGTCGCTTTGAACGATTGTGACGTTATTGAGGCAACCGGAATTGTAATCGtgattaaaaattttattaattgtgcagccctaacctTTAATACAGAAAGTTCATTAGCCAGCTGTGAAGCTTGGGATAGAACAACCTATTGTTTActcagtttgttttgtttatgaatgatttaaaaaaatatataattcagatGCAATATCtatgttaaaaatataatctTAACATGACTGTAAGGCTACCAAGAGTATGTAATGTTTGCTTGTAGTTTTAGTTGTtcctaaattataataattattattatttgtaaaaataattttaatttatattaatttttttatataaattaaagtaCAAATTTTATTGGTGAATCATGATTTGTTTGTCAAAAAAGTTTGTAAGTTGATTTAATTTGTGTGCAAGCCGAGTTAGTAAGACCTGCTGTTTTGATTACTATTGCTTGAATTAGCATAGGATTAAGCAAGGATTGTGACAACgattttggggaagtcgtggcctaatggttagagagtcggactcccaatcgaaaggttgtgagttcaagtctcgggccggcaggaattgtaggtgtggggagtgcatgtacagttctctctccaccctcaataccacgactgaggagcccttgagcaaggcatcgaacccccaactgctccccgggcgccgcagcataaatggctgcccactgctccgggtgtgtgttcacagtgtgtgtgtgtgttcactgctctgtgtgtgtgcacttcggatgggttaaatgcagagcacgaattctgagtatgggtcaccatacttggctgattgtcacgtcactttcgtcactttcactttcaagtaCACAcgacatttattttgttataattaatatgagtaaaaattaataataacatttttattttatttcttagaaTTTGTGCTCGGCttctaaatacatatttattaatttattaatttttaacagCCATTTGCTGGAGTACACACACCTTTGTCTGGTCTAACAGGGACGCCAGGAACAGGTAACACATCATTTGTTTAATTGCTTATTAAATGAGGTGCTCTGTCAAAAAAAACAGAtgcttagttgtttttttttttctgtagtgtcTAATTTATTTAGCCCTGCGGGGCAGCAGAGGAAATCAACACTTTCCCCAGCTCAAGTAGATCCGTTCTTCACACAAGGAGATGCTCTGTCCTCGGAAGACCAGCTAGATGACACCTGGGTCACAGTGTTTGGGTGTGTATAGatcatgtgtttatttatttattttattgttcccTTGTATTACGTAATTAGTACAAATATGATGTGTCAGGCTTTATGGCAGCCATGTCTACATGGCAtcaattttctgttttgtttgtacACAGGTTCCCTCCAGCATCTGCATCATACATCCTTTTACAGTTTGCACAGTATGgaaacatattaaaacatgtGGTAAGTACAGGCAAAGTTTCAGCACTGTAGACTGGGTTATGTACGATTTGTAttccataaattttttttttaatttacagatgTCTAATACAGGCAACTGGATGCATGTTCAGTATCAGTCTAAACTGCAGGCACGAAAAGCTCTCAGTAAAGATGGAAAGATATTTGGAGAAGCCATAATGATTGGCGTCAAACCGTGTATTGATAAAGTAAGAagcacaaaagcagtaatatccTTGTGAAGAGGAGCATGATAGATGGAAAAGTCTAACACTGGTAGTGTTTCATTgggagtgttttatttttttttggcagagtgTAATGGAGAGTTCAGACAAGAGCATTACTTCCAGTTCTGTGTTCACACCCCCAGTGAAGGCTCCCAGCACCCCCAGTCACCCTCTATCAACTCCCCGATCTGTCATGAGACCCCTCAGTGCTGCTTACAAAGCATCCAGCAGTGACTACCAGGTATAGTTGGCCAGTAACCTTCCACCCACCCTCTGCTGGTAAAACCACACAAGTGCTGAACAAATTAATTCTAATAAAACTGGCAAAgtcagctttattattattattattacaacaaaCATTTTGAAGAATAACTTTATATTTACAGCAGAACCttgcatacatatacatatacatatacatatatatacatacatatacatatatatatatatatatatatatatgtatatatatacacacacacatgcataagggtgcacatatacacacacatacataagggtgcacataagtggtccgcatgcgagaccaaaataaaaaatgcgttatATAAATATGATTTGACAGCGCATTTgtgtaccgacatggttgacagctgttaatacacaattaccattttagatcacaaactgtactatataagttttattttcaacctgaaagcataaatctaggtgCCGTTTTCgaagcacaatgcaaaactgtgacattcatccactgacgcgctttaatcagcagcagcgctaaatccggaagtgcgtatacttacttgccggcaacctgccaaaataaaagcctgccgattttaatgctttattgatttttagatgcttttatccaaagcgacttaaaattggagaatacataaagcgattcttcttaaagaggcaaacaaagaaagtagtagtaaatattagcattttatttttaagtttactataaaataaatgtgaaatgatTTTTTCTGATttccatgagtttttttttttttttttgtatacaaatacaaaatgcatttgtgtttgaaagtgaaaaaagtgaatgtGACGTGacaatcagccaagtatggtgacccatactcagaattcgtgctctgcatttaacccatccgaagtgcacacacacagagcagtgaacacacacacactgtgaacacacacccggagcagtgggcagccatttatgctgcagcgcccaggaagcagttgggggttcgatgccttgcacaagggcacctcagtcgtgttattgagggtggagagaacactgtacatgcactccccacacctacaattcctgccggcccgagagttgaactcacaacctttcgattgcgagtccgactctctcaccattaggccatgactatTTAATACTAagactgccttttatttttaataatattatcacactattatttagttaattactattattaaataaagtacaataatattataactattattaattcataatataGTTATATTcaatgggtcacgctatatgtgtgaggtgtgaggaccaaaccaaatctccaggttctcttatgagaaccaggctgaaaaaattatgtgcacccctgtgtatgtgtgtgtgtatatatatatatatatatatatatatatttttataattattataatttttcttgcCATTTGCAATCTGCAGTATTTGCCAAAATAATGTctgtattattttgaataatggaAATATAATGGTGGGAGTATTAACAATAATTGGTGTATTAGAatctatatttcaaatgttatttgAAATGCTAGTTGCTGGAACAAACTGAAATGTCCTGTAAGGAACAACGATATAATAGAGCAAGTTGTGAAGTGCTTGCTTTGTGTTCTTTGTTCTGATTTATAGGTTGTGTCAGATCAACAGACACCAAAAAAGGATGAGAGTCTGGTATCAAAAGCAATGGAGTATATGTTTGGATGGTAATCTTTCACTCACATGGTCCTGATGAAAAAGCTCTGAGACCATCAACAGCCTCTGATGTGTTGACATTGCTCTAAAAACTGACGTTGGGTTTTCTGAGCACAAGCACTGAGTGAATACAAAAGCACTTTGTCTTTGCAGACTAATCGACTTTGCGTGCTGTTTTACGGAAGATGGACTATTGAGTGTTTCACATGGACTGTTCTTAACTGCTGGGTTTGGAGTCGTGTGGTTTGAAGTTAGTCCCTCCTGTCTGTCCTCAAAATCATACAGACTTACCCACTTAATCATATGCATTAAGTGTTTCAGGTCTTAACAGACATGCCAAAAAAGATTTCTGTTGGAAATTTAAGGAACAAATCATTCACGGGACCCTATTGTAGAAAACCCGAAATTCTTGCCTGACATAATTCATGGTTATGATCAGCTTTCTCAGTTTATGTATAAAAATGGATCTCATAAGAATATCATTGACACCTACAGCTTTTAGAGATCAAGGCCTCAATCTAGGATTTCTCTTTTCATTGGTTTACATACctctgtttttagtttttttgtgggtTTCCACTAACTTTATCAGTTATTTTAATGGGACAGAATCTGTTTTTTTAGAAATGTCTGAATTTGAAAATGCCTCTACTCTTTAATAAACAATGTCTGATTAAAAACTAGTTTGTTTTCTGAGTTGTATTAAGTATTTGTATCTTGTGCTAAATTAATAACTAGGCATTAATCTATAAAGTCTATAACACAAATGACACAAAACAG
The genomic region above belongs to Carassius carassius chromosome 11, fCarCar2.1, whole genome shotgun sequence and contains:
- the LOC132152793 gene encoding nucleoporin NUP35, yielding MDIQSIEPMTLGSPASPKPGAQFLPGFLMGDLPAPVTPQPRSFGLTGGGAETRSSLLAVGSPPQPVVPTPKDKSGAPPVRSIYDDLNGSSVGMSPLAARKQPFAGVHTPLSGLTGTPGTVSNLFSPAGQQRKSTLSPAQVDPFFTQGDALSSEDQLDDTWVTVFGFPPASASYILLQFAQYGNILKHVMSNTGNWMHVQYQSKLQARKALSKDGKIFGEAIMIGVKPCIDKSVMESSDKSITSSSVFTPPVKAPSTPSHPLSTPRSVMRPLSAAYKASSSDYQVVSDQQTPKKDESLVSKAMEYMFGW